A genomic stretch from Eptesicus fuscus isolate TK198812 chromosome 15, DD_ASM_mEF_20220401, whole genome shotgun sequence includes:
- the C15H9orf152 gene encoding uncharacterized protein C9orf152 homolog yields the protein MKGLPCPGLCPAHFWLLGSSFMAEGSGARALGKGPSLSIQLLRAQYEDLRQQQRAQAHCVLLPKGGNTPAPAESMVSAVWINKERRHSLSQDKGDPEAAATLEEADGGSLQVPRSPWHTHLQMHCSVQTFHQDASHEGKHQGLLPGAEQRLPPERDSGLLANRPGTPQEATTPEAAQHEHGVDTPQAQTAACGLHNGLPCPSPTKIPQRPGKPAHYPFPQRKAPRISQAARNLGLYGPP from the exons ATGAAAGGGTTGCCctgccccggcctgtgccctgcccacttCTGGCTGCTGGGGTCCTCCTTCATGGCTGAGGGCTCGGGGGCTCGGGCCCTGGGGAAAGGGCCCTCTCTCAGCATCCAGCTCCTGCGGGCCCAGTACGAAGAcctgaggcagcagcagagggccCAGGCGCACTGCGTGCTGCTCCCCAAAG GAGGGAACACGCCTGCTCCTGCCGAATCCATGGTCAGTGCTGTTTGGATTAACAAGGAGAGGAGGCACTCACTGTCCCAGGACAAGGGGGACCCCGAGGCAGCGGCGACGCTGGAGGAGGCCGACGGTGGCTCTCTGCAGGTCCCCAGGTCTCCGTGGCACACGCACCTACAGATGCACTGCTCGGTCCAAACCTTCCACCAGGACGCCAGCCATGAAGGAAAACACCAAGGCCTGCTCCCGGGGGCTGAGCAAAGGCTTCCTCCGGAAAGAGACTCGGGCTTGTTGGCAAACAGGCCGGGGACCCCGCAGGAGGCCACGaccccagaggcagcccagcaTGAACATGGAGTGGACACTCCCCAGGCACAGACCGCGGCCTGCGGCCTACACAATGGCCTTCCGTGTCCTTCTCCCACAAAAATCCCACAACGGCCTGGGAAACCGGCGCACTACCCCTTCCCCCAGAGGAAAGCTCCCCGGATCTCCCAAGCTGCCCGGAACCTGGGCTTGTACGGCCCACCCTGA